CGTGTCTCAGCCTGTGGTAGACAGACAGGTTCTTAACAATCAGTAGGTCTTTGAAGTTCACACTGTGAGTGATACTGTGATAGTTTAGGCCTACAGTACCTACAGCACTGAAATAGCCTGGCCTCTGGCCAAAGTCTGTagataagggggggggggtgtgaaaCTTGCCTCCTTCAGCTTGTCGGTGAGGACCTTCATCTCCTCCTCATACTTGTCCTCCTTATGTGAGTACTGTGGACCAAAAGAGACATTCATTTACCCACAGATAACCGCTACACCCCACCAGTTTACAGAGACAGATACAAAGCCTAAAAACACTCACTTTACATTTGATATAAAACAAAGACTTTACATCTAATGACAATTTATCATAATACAGTCCTACCATGATACAATAGGTTCATATTCAATTGACAGAAAAGAATACTGGAAGGTCCATTTGCCTTACATCTTCAGAAAGTACAAAGTTTGACTAATCTTAGACCAAGGCAATTTGTATGCCAGATACTGTATCCATTGAACAAAGTGATGCTGTAAATGGTTCTTTAGGTTCCTTCCATCCATTCATTCTCCAGCATGGCTCTGGAGAAGCTGGTATGGACAGCATGCCTGAACACAGCAGCAGACTACCTACCTTCTCAGACTGGGCCTCCAGTGACTTCAGGTTGTTGGTCACAGTTTTCAACTCTTCTTCAAGCTCAGAGCATTTGCTGGTGTTAGAAGGGAGAAGGTGCAGAGGGTCCAGAGAAAAGTGTGCCGAAATGGAGGGGGATATTGAGACACCAATGAGAAATGGaagcaggaaggagagaaggagagcaggaAAGGGGAgaagaaataaaacaaaatgaATACGAACTAGCGGAACTACAGGAAGGAGACCAAAGTACCTCAACACAGCAGGAACATGACAATATTAACAGAGGTGGAGAGTAGACTACAAAGAAACTTTTATAAATGCCTTTTAGCATGCAGATTTGGTCAGATTAAGAATACTAGCTAGTACTGCATGTGAAAGATGTTATTCTTGCACAGTCCCTGCCAGGTTAGAGGTGTAAAAGGTTCTAGTTTTAGGATATCCCGAGCGTAAGCCCAAACATAGTAAAATATAGCAAAGCAGAGCAAGGTGCAAAGAGGAAAGAGGCTTCATTCAGCAGAGTGAATGAACGTGACAAGAGGAAGTAGTACAAAAGTCTATGAAGATAGGTCTAACAGAATACATTGTTAGTCTGCAGTACCTTTGCTTCGGAAGCTGTAAGTGATTTTAAGCTTTGTTCCAAAACTCTTAGTTCGTCCTCCGCTCTTCGAATCCGTCTGTTAGTGGACGTGGCGAACGAAACGGCCATTCAAAACATGGAACACATGCAAATTAATAGTACATGCAACAACGAGCGTGAGCAACATGTTGAAAATAAACACTCAACTTTGAACCAGGCGTGGTGTTGAAGTAGAATGTTAAATAATTCCAGCCATGCATGTTAATTAAGTGCAGCGTTACTGTTAGGGGCATTAGATCTTACCCTTCTGAAAGCTCAGCGCGCTCCTCTGTACGCTCCATATCACTCTCAATGATGACCAGTTTACGGGCAACCTTTAGGTACAGAACACCAAGGAGTTAAACTATACACAAAAAggctgtgtatatacacacacacaatatatctgTGTACTGTACATATACCCTATACGAATTGGGGTATGTCAGGGTAGAGATGACTAAATCACCATGTTTGCTTTACAAAGTGGACTCAATCATACGTGTGTGTGCCATTATGTTATTGTAGGTTAAAGGAAGGGTGTGGGGAGGCTGGGCTGTAGAGACAGCTGGACAGCAGCCAACAACTGCAGCAGCTGAGAGACTCGCCTCCTCGTATTTGCGGTCAGCCTCCTCTGCGATGTGCTTGGCCTCCTTCAGCTGGATCTCCTGCAGCTCCATCTTCTCCTCATCCTTGGAGGCCCTGTTCTCAATGACCTTCATGCCTCTGAGCAGGGAAgggagagacagccagtagacattAGAAAGTGTCCCATCCCAAGGCTCATAGCAGCACTGCGCAGTAACTCAATGACTCAGATCAATAGTTTGAGTCCAAGACTAAATGTGGGTGGGCAGTGTAAACCCAGTGCACAtccagactggctggctgctAGTGAATCTTTAATATGCCCTTTCAATGTCAAGGCGTGGCCTGACAGCTTTCTTATGGGACTGATGGGGAAAATACTGCACTGCTGTAGCACTGGGGATGACAGGGCAGGCCTAGCCCACACAGGGTCTGACCTACAGCCTCAATAGAGTTCAGACACTGGGCTGTGCAGCACAGAGGGGCTGTTTATACATCAAACAAAGGAATGGAAACAGAGCCTCGCGTCACGGCCCATTTATTCAGGACCTCAGTCTCGAAAAACAGCTTGTGTTTGTTGAAATTGGTCAGTGGCACCGCAAGTCATGACTTAGGCTTAAGCTGCCCTTAGTCTAAAGGCCCTAACAACTCCAAATACAGTAAGGAGCAAGGGAAACAGTCTACTCTACAGTCTAACTCCCTGTCCTCAATAAGTGCACACCTCTCAGACTCATCAGCCGCCTTCTCAGCCTCCTCCAGCTTGGTCAGGGCAGTTGTCAGACGCTCCTGAGCACGATCCAACTCCTCCTCAACCAGCTGGATACGTCTGTTAAGGGAAGCGACATCGGCCTCAGCCTAGGAGAGAAGAACATGTCAAAACCTGCATCTTGGGGCAAAATGTATTAAGACAGACAAACATACATATACAGTACTCTCAAGGACAGAAAAACAAATTTCAACATCAAAAACACGGGTGACTTTTCCACTTCAGTGTCTTATAGGTGAGCGGTCTGGGTAATTAGTATTTAAGTGGTGCTTTCTGCATCTGTCAGCCTAACGGCAGTGGCATCTGttggggagagaagagggccttcCCAGGAGGATTCCCCTGTGCTGTGCTGCACTCCACACACTATGTGTAATGAGAACAATGCTCCTGGCTGGCACAGGCTGAATACCTAGCCTCATTATGAGACCCCAGAGGGGACATTAACAAGGAGCTGGCTGCAGTCATTGTGTGCCACAGAGGTTTACACTGCCAAAGGCCACACACAACCACTGAAGGAGTCCCCAGTGGACCAAAACTGAAGATTCGATTAAGTTCAGCTTTCATGTCACAAAATGGCTACTCTATCTTTATTGTTATTTGACTGGTGAGTGGTGACATGTTGTGGTGTGACTTACTATCAAGTTTTTCCCCTTAATGTTCTAATTAGCTTACCTTCAGTACTATTATGTTATTTAACCGTTGCactatttttttttataagacATTTGATACAGAGGAAGTGAAATTCAGCTACAATGCTACAGGTATGCTTTTATATGTGGTAATAAAACTGAACATTTGATAGCAGAAACAATGGCTAGGGACAGCCGCTCCTCCATTCCTTTTTTGTTTCTATACGCACTAAAAGGCTACTTATTTTAAATCTTAAAAACACTTTTTGTATGGAAGCCAAAAGGCAACCATATCTGACCTTGGTTTATGAGTATGTGCAGTGGCATTACCCTGTCTTTACACCTGATTTACCACTCAGAGGCCTGATCACATACCAAGACTTGTAAGAGTGGTGTACAGGATCAAAGTCCATCTCATGTTGCGAATGGAGATATAGAAACTAGCCAGTGAAATTAAGatatattagttcatctagtggCGTTTAAAACCCCACCCCAAAGCCACAAGTGTTTCCTTTAAATAAACGACCAATAACCTAGTCATAAGGAGCTTCTGAAGTGACCATGTTGATGAGGGCAATTAACCTTCCAAATGCAAAATAGGCTGCATTTCCTGTTTCTATAGGTCAGAGTCTGGCCCCCTGTTCTTTAGAACATGTGACAACTCTTTGTCCTTATAACAGAAACCTTGTTTAAAACATAGCTGACAGAATTAACAGTCTTATTGGTGTTCCTCAGCTCTGTTGCAGCATTTATTTTGAAGTTCCTTCCTGCTTAAGTGAAAGAGTTTCAAAATGAGTTGAGTAAACGTTGTGCTGCAATTATGTCAAAGAGAGTATAATTTACTCAAATGTAATCTTTAGGTAACAATATATACGAAAGTATGAGCAATAAGTAGCCTAGCATAAGAAATGAAAATACTGGGGGTGATGCAGTACCATGAAACAATGTAGGCCTAACAATGCTGCAAGAACTGCTTGTGGCAACAGTTACATCATGTCCATCAATTAAGATACAAATATTCACGGGGTACAAAATAAGCATGATTACAAAGTATCATTTAAATCCATCAAAAGGCCTGAAGTCCTCTACCGCCACTGCTGAGCACTATTTACACTTGAGGAAATCATTTTTGGTCATCCAGTTGGTCTCAAACTCGTAATCTGTCAAGAGTTGGCGTATTGTCAGCAATGAGCATGACACATTTAGTTTGTTAGCTACCAAACACCACAACGGGATGTCGGAGAAATTCCGCTATGTCAGTGTGCATCACCATGCATTTTACAGCCTGTGCAACTCCCTCGGACATGAAACATTGCAAAATGAATATCTCATTGTTGCACTTCATACATATTTTGAAGCAATTTTACAACTTTGCAGTTATTTTATGACATGCTTACTGATTCTCTGGCTTTCCTCTCCAAACCCAATTCTCTCTGTAGTCTTTCAGTTCTTTCTTCGGCACCGTCAGCCTGCTGTTGCAAGGTTTTTATTTTCCGTTTAACCGCTTCCAATGATGTTATACCTGCCATTATGtcaacttgctaagaaaacgaCGTTTTTAAGACTTTCCTTGGAATGGACATGGAGCACAACGACGCCCTGGAATGTACGAGGATGGCTGCCCGCGATACTCGAGTCGTCTGTGAGGACGCACACAGCAATAACTGAACATTACACCGGAAGTAACCATCATTTTCATAGCGAAGTCTAAGACTACAACAAACGAAAATATATTGAAACGTATACAAACAAATATTGATGTCGTTTTTCCGTAATATAATAATGGTTAAACAACATTTGGTCTTAATAAAAAGTGTATATGTGGTAGACATACAGTGATGATAAGGGCACGCCTTGTTATTATAAGCGTTCCTCCGGTGGGCTACCGTGCACTGGCATATAGCACCATCTGCTGGTATTATCTATAAAGTACACATGGGACTGAAACGATTTTCAGATTGTAGTTCCTAAATAGCCCAAGATGAGGCACTCTATATGCATTTGTAGAATCTTACTCAAGGAGTTCAACAAGTGGTTTCTTTCCTGATCTATTTTCCTTAATTTGCAGTGATATGAAAACATAAGATAGATGAATCACAATGGCGAATGCCTTCCATGAACTGACTTTCACCAGTTTAACTATAttatattggggtggcaggtagccttgtggttagagcgttggactagatcgaatctgtcgttctgcccctgaacaaggcagttcctaggccgtcattgaaaataagaattggttctttaTCTGACTACCTAGTTaaaaaaaaggtaaaataaaaattatatcAACGCAGataaaggaaaggagatgagCATAGGAAGTTCCTTCAGTCTATTGTGATGTAGGCTACCCTATGGACACTTTCAATAAATGAAAGAAAATCAGTTGTCAACAGAATGTCACATTTCATTTGATAACCTCTTCATTTGTTGATTATtctaatgttttttgttgttgttaatctTTACTTAGCCTCGGATTATCATCCCATACAACTCCAGcctatatattttatacttttcTTCTGCTCCTGGATGCAGCTCCTTGTGTCACGCATGAATCTACATGCACACATTTTTGGCATAGTTTCCCATTTTATGTAGTATTTCCCTAATTAAAATGTTCCCTGCAAGCAGCCAAATTACACTCTCGGTAGCCTATGGGTTTAACTAAACTGACCTCAAAACATCAGTTAAAGTAACAAAAAAATGACATGTTCAGAGGAAAATCGAAATGACTGTATGTAGTCTGTTTCAAGAACAGCCCAAAGAAGTGATCTCAGTCTAACTTGACCATTGACCATATAAAGCAGTGAGCTATATTTATCCCTGCGCTGCGCTGTGCTCGCTTTCTGCTTGGAAACGTCACTTTTAACTAATTCAGTTTCAACTCATAAATGTCCCCTCTTAAGGAGCTGTAGAGTAGAACTTGATTTACTGTCTTACATTGATGTAGCATATAGCTTGGGGATATCATATGTAGGCCATCTCAAATGTGGAGACATTCAAACACAAGAAAACTGAAACACTTTTGTTTTTGAGGTTGATATGACTTAGGTGACTTGTGATCTTTgacaacagacaaacaaacacaaacatcaa
The Salmo salar chromosome ssa16, Ssal_v3.1, whole genome shotgun sequence DNA segment above includes these coding regions:
- the LOC106573503 gene encoding tropomyosin alpha-1 chain isoform X4 produces the protein MDAIKKKMQMLKLDKENALDRAEGAEGDKKAAEDKSKQLEDDVIALQKKLKGTEDELDKYSESLKDAQEKLELAEKKATDAEADVASLNRRIQLVEEELDRAQERLTTALTKLEEAEKAADESERGMKVIENRASKDEEKMELQEIQLKEAKHIAEEADRKYEEVARKLVIIESDMERTEERAELSEGRIRRAEDELRVLEQSLKSLTASEAKYSHKEDKYEEEMKVLTDKLKEAETRAEFAERSVAKLEKSIDDLEEKLAHAKEENLDMHQMLDQTLMELNNM
- the LOC106573503 gene encoding tropomyosin alpha-3 chain isoform X6 gives rise to the protein MAGITSLEAVKRKIKTLQQQADGAEERTERLQRELGLERKARESAEADVASLNRRIQLVEEELDRAQERLTTALTKLEEAEKAADESERGMKVIENRASKDEEKMELQEIQLKEAKHIAEEADRKYEEVARKLVIIESDMERTEERAELSEGRIRRAEDELRVLEQSLKSLTASEAKYSHKEDKYEEEMKVLTDKLKEAETRAEFAERSVAKLEKSIDDLEEKLAHAKEENLDMHQMLDQTLMELNNM
- the LOC106573503 gene encoding tropomyosin alpha-1 chain isoform X2 translates to MDAIKKKMQMLKLDKENALDRAEGAEGDKKAAEDKSKQLEDDVIALQKKLKGTEDELDKYSESLKDAQEKLELAEKKATDAEADVASLNRRIQLVEEELDRAQERLTTALTKLEEAEKAADESERGMKVIENRASKDEEKMELQEIQLKEAKHIAEEADRKYEEVARKLVIIESDMERTEERAELSEGKCSELEEELKTVTNNLKSLEAQSEKYSHKEDKYEEEMKVLTDKLKEAETRAEFAERSVAKLEKSIDDLEEKLAHAKEENLDMHQMLDQTLMELNNM
- the LOC106573503 gene encoding tropomyosin alpha-1 chain isoform X3, producing the protein MDAIKKKMQMLKLDKENALDRAEGAEGDKKAAEDKSKQLEDEISELEKKLRITEDERDKVLDEFQAAEEKLLSAEEVATKAEADVASLNRRIQLVEEELDRAQERLTTALTKLEEAEKAADESERGMKVIENRASKDEEKMELQEIQLKEAKHIAEEADRKYEEVARKLVIIESDMERTEERAELSEGRIRRAEDELRVLEQSLKSLTASEAKYSHKEDKYEEEMKVLTDKLKEAETRAEFAERSVAKLEKSIDDLEEKLAHAKEENLDMHQMLDQTLMELNNM
- the LOC106573503 gene encoding tropomyosin alpha-4 chain isoform X5, which translates into the protein MAGITSLEAVKRKIKTLQQQADGAEERTERLQRELGLERKARESAEADVASLNRRIQLVEEELDRAQERLTTALTKLEEAEKAADESERGMKVIENRASKDEEKMELQEIQLKEAKHIAEEADRKYEEVARKLVIIESDMERTEERAELSEGKCSELEEELKTVTNNLKSLEAQSEKYSHKEDKYEEEMKVLTDKLKEAETRAEFAERSVAKLEKSIDDLEEKLAHAKEENLDMHQMLDQTLMELNNM
- the LOC106573503 gene encoding tropomyosin alpha-1 chain isoform X1, whose translation is MDAIKKKMQMLKLDKENALDRAEGAEGDKKAAEDKSKQLEDEISELEKKLRITEDERDKVLDEFQAAEEKLLSAEEVATKAEADVASLNRRIQLVEEELDRAQERLTTALTKLEEAEKAADESERGMKVIENRASKDEEKMELQEIQLKEAKHIAEEADRKYEEVARKLVIIESDMERTEERAELSEGKCSELEEELKTVTNNLKSLEAQSEKYSHKEDKYEEEMKVLTDKLKEAETRAEFAERSVAKLEKSIDDLEEKLAHAKEENLDMHQMLDQTLMELNNM